In Desmospora profundinema, the genomic stretch TGGATGGGGAAGGGCCGGCGTTGTTACTGCTGCATGGCTTCACCGGGTCGGTGCGGACGTGGGATCCATGGGTGGACCGCTGGTCCGCCCGCTGGCGACTGGTGCGGGTGGATCTGCCCGGTCACGGTCAGAGCGCGGTTCCGGCGGATCCCGGCCGGATCGCGATGGAACGCGTATGCCGCGACTTGGCGGGGATTCTGGAGCAGCTGGGAGCAGAACGTGCCCACGTGCTGGGTTATTCCATGGGTGGCCGAACCGCCTTGTCCTTTGCTCTGCTGCATCCGGAGCGGGTGGCTGCGCTGGTGTTGGAAAGCGCTTCCCCCGGCCTGGCGGGTGAAGAAGAGAGACGGGAACGGGCGACCCGGGATGAAGTCCTGGCCCGCCGGATCGAAGTGGAGGGAGTGCCCGCCTTCATCCGGTGGTG encodes the following:
- the menH gene encoding 2-succinyl-6-hydroxy-2,4-cyclohexadiene-1-carboxylate synthase; the encoded protein is MELTVDGLQYHVEVDGEGPALLLLHGFTGSVRTWDPWVDRWSARWRLVRVDLPGHGQSAVPADPGRIAMERVCRDLAGILEQLGAERAHVLGYSMGGRTALSFALLHPERVAALVLESASPGLAGEEERRERATRDEVLARRIEVEGVPAFIRWWEEIPLFASQKRLPTEIRERIRAERLSHSPAGLAASLRGMGTGIQPSWWDRLDSLHHPALLLVGEEDRKFFEVARRMKARLPCAHLEIAADVGHAVHVERPDFFGTIVTDFILKNR